The Oncorhynchus nerka isolate Pitt River linkage group LG11, Oner_Uvic_2.0, whole genome shotgun sequence genome includes the window TCCTTGCAAAACTGTAAAGGCTTTCTCACCAAATACTAAGCAATTTTTTGCAAAACAGTAAACACAAATCTCAACAACAGGCAAAATTCAGTTGAGTAAATCAGGTCAAACAAAATTAAAACATTTGGTCACAGCTGATACAAATGACTCCAATTAATGTGAACCTCGTCTACAGGCGTGCAAAACTGTTTTGCACAATTGTTCAATCAGCAATCAGTCCTTATTCATGCGTTAAAGAGGTCACTCACCTCTGAATTGCTGTTTGCAAGAATGGACCGAGGAAGAGGAGAGGTATAAGGATACAAGGATATTTCTTTCTTCTCTGCATTGTAAGGGAAAACAGGGTGATGTTGATGAAAACGTGGCCTGATCGACAAGAACGAATGGAGATGAATGTGGTATACTGTATTTATGTTGTTGAATTTATTTGTTTTTGCAGCGATTTTTTTTTAGCtaggtttattttatttttattctctgtatatactgtacagcatcATTGAATTTGTGAAGGACAACATGGAAAAAGGTCATAAAATATTTTGTTCTTGAGTGACATTCTTTCTGCATTGGTCATTTTTGGTCAAATTATTTCGGGAAAAAAGAATACAGCCCATGCTGTTGTATGTTTAGTTGTATTTTATGGTTTATAGTATAATTATAGTATCAACAAATGTCACAAATATAAAAGAGGGTTAACCATGTAAGGGTATATTGATAGTTGATAGTTAGCATTTATTGCGCCATTGTGTGACGAGTGAGTGAACTTTTCATTAGATAAGTAATACGTTTTGAGGTTGAGGTTGTTTTTATTTCGAATAGTTCATGTTTTGAGTCTTAATCAGtagcgacccgtcattcaggagccccatattttttgcaaaaaaatatatagatatatacagatTTTTATTTTGGGGGGGTTGCCTTTTTTGCATATTATTTTTgtattaatacgtgtcacatcagtttgcaaacagtgtaaaaaatgtatatatttgagTTAATAAAGTTACGTACAAATAGTTATCTCCAAAATACAtgcgtttcagcctagctcagtgctttctttggTGGGGCAGGCCAGCAGAAAATAGGAGCATTTGACCATGATTGGCTCAGAATTGcaccatgattggctcagtgttctgtcactcatgtggACACTACGTCACCCACCTTTAGTAAGAGTGGACATCAAGAATGTGAGCCATTTGGGTCCTGCCATAGACTTAGATATGTCCCCTTccagaaggctcaaggtcattggtcacagataaaatgacgaTGTCAAATCAAGTTATATCTACAGTGGCTtggattggactgatcatgtcaacatcttactttcaaaatcttagctagcagtcataaTCATAAATCAAGGAGACAATCTGTCAAATCCTATTTAattcttgtcatatgaagagaaataatgaagataaattatagataaaacatatcggtgctcatcggctattggacaaagattacacaagttggaaatccCAAATTCAacaatgtgtcacgccctgatctggttcacctgtttttgtgattgtctccacccacctcaaGGTGTCAcccgttttccccattagtccctggGTATTTATTCCGATGttccctgtttgtctgttgccagttcgtcttgtcaaccagcgtgtttttcttTGCTCCTGCTTTTTTCTAATCgctgtaacggctgttggtggaagtaggtgaggaccaaggtgcagtgtggtaagAGTTCATCATTTTAATGGTAAAACTGAACACTATCAAACAAGCAACaaaagaacaaccgaaacagctccgtcaggtgcaacacacactaaacagaaaataactatccacaaacacaggtgggaacaggctacctaagtatggttctcaatcagagacaacgattgacagctgcctctgattgggaaccataccaggccaaacacagaaatgaatgcccaccccaacccacaccctggccaaaccaaaatagagacctAAAACAGGAACtacggtcaggacgtgacaatcgctcttttgctagtcctcccgttTTTGACCGTTGACTctcagcctgcctgccactctgtgcCTCGTTATGATATTTTGCCTGTCTGTGACCATTCTCTGGCCTGCCCCTTGGATTATAGTAAATATCagactcgaaccatctgcctccctTGTATGCATCGGTTTCACCCTGTTCCCTTATACAATGAgtcgtttggaaggaatcagtggtgCAGTGCAAAGCAACCGATAAtattagcctgctattcaatggagtggctgaattttttttcttcctgagtcccaccataaatccagagaatgccagactgatgatgaaaccactgtgCCACATTCATGTTTCAGTGAGCACATCACAAGCcaatgagtccaaaaatgtattgtatgctgctgcataaattgtaatatgcaaatcaaatcaaaatcaaatcaaattgtatttgtcacatacacatggttagcagatgttaattcgagtgtagcgaaatgcttgtgcttctagttccgacaatgcagtgataaccaacaagtaatctaactaacaattccaaaactactgtcttatacacagtgtaaggggataaagaatatgtacataaggatatatgaatgagtgatggtacagagcagcatacagtagatggtatcgagtacagtatatacatatgagatgagtatgtaaacaaagtggctagtgatacatgtattacataaggatgcagtcgatgatgtagagtacagtatatacgtatgaatatgagatgactaatgtagggtaagtaacatttatattaggtagcattgtttaaagtggctagtgatatatttacatcatttcccatcaattcccattattaaagtggctggagttgggtcagtgtcaatgacagtgtgttggcagcagccactcaatgttagtggtggctgtttaacagtctgatggccttgagatagaagctgtttttcagtctctcggtcccagctttgatgcacctgtactgacctcgccttctggatgatagcggggtgaacaggcagtggttcgggtggttgatgtccttgatgatctttatggccttcctgtaacatcgggtggtgtaggtgtcctggagggcaggtagtttgcccccggtgatgcgttgtgcagacctcactaccctctggagagccttacggttgagggcggagcagttgccgtaccaggcggtgatacagcccgccaggatgctctcaattgtgcatctgtagaagtttgtgggtgcttttggtgacaagccgaatttcttcagcctcctgaggttgaagaggcgctgctgcgccttcttcacgacgctgtcagtgtgagtggaccaattcagtttgtctgtgatgtgtatgccgaggaacttaaaacttgctaccctctccactactgttccatcgatgtggataggggtgttccctctgctgtatcctgaagtccacaatcatctccttagttttgttgacgttgagtgtgaggttattttcctgacaccacactccgagggccctcacctcctccctgtaggccgtctcgtcgttgttggtaatcaagcctaccactgttgtgtcgtccgcaaacttgatgattgagttggaggcgtgcgtggccacgcagtcgtgggtgaacagggagtacaggagagggctcagaacgcactgcttgtggggccccgtgttgaggatcagcggggaggagatgttgttgcctaccctcaccacctggggcggcccgtcaggaagtccagtacccagttgcacagggcggggtcgagacccagggtcgagcttggagggtactatggtgttgaatgccgagctgtagtcgatgaacagcattctcacataggtattcctcttgtccaggtgggttagggcagtgtgcagtgtggttgagattgcatcgtctgtggacctatttgggcggtaagcaaattggagtgggtctagggtgtcaggtagggtggaggtgatatggtccttgactagtctctcaaagcacttcatgatgacggaagtgagtgctgcgggcggtagtcgtttagctccgttaccttagctttcttgggaacaggaacaatggtggccctcttgaagcatgtgggaacagcagactggtatagggattgattgaatatgtccgtaaacacaccggccagctggtctgcgcatgctctgagggcgcagctggggatgccgtctgggcctgcagccttgcgagggttaacacgtttaaatgtcttactcacctcggctgcagtgaaggagagaccgcatgttttcgttgcaggcagtgtcagtggcactgtattgtcctcaaagcgggcaaaaaagttatttagtctgcctgggagcaagacatcctggtccgtgactgggctgggtttcttcttgtagtccgtgattgactgtagaccctgccacatgcctcttgtgtctgagccattgaattgagattccactttgtctctgtactgacgcttagcttgtttaatagccttgcggagagaatagctgcattgtttatattctgtcatgtttccggtcaccttgccctgattaaaagcagtggttcgcgctttcagtttcacgcgaatgctgccatcaatccacggtttctggttagggaatgtttttatcgttgctatgggaacgacatcttcgacgcacgttctaatgaactcgcacaccgaatcagcgtattcgtcaatatttttatctggccaatacgaaacatgtcccagtcacgtgatggaagcagtcttggagtgtggagtcagcttggtctgaccagcgttggacagacctcagcgtgggagcctcttgttttcgtttctgcctgtaggcagggatcagcaaaatggagtcgtggtcagcttttccgaaagggggcggggcagggccttatatgcgtcgcggaagttagagtaacaatgatccaaggttttaccaccccctggttgcgcaatcgatatgctgataaaatttagggagtcttgttttcagattagctttgttaaaatccccagctacaatgaatgcagcctccggataaatggtttccagtttgcaaagagttaaataaagttcgttcagagccatcgatgtgtctgcttgggggggatatatacggctgtaattataatcgaagagaattctcttggaagataatgcggtctacatttgattgtgaggaattctaaatcaggtgaacagaaggatttgagttcctgtatgtttccttcatcacaccatgtctcgttagccataaggcatacgcccccgcccctcttcttaccagaaagatgtttgtttctgtcggcgcgatgcgtggagaaacccgttggctgcaccgcatcggatagcgtctctccagtgagccatgtttccgtgaagcagagaacgttgcagtctctgatgtccctctggaatgctacccttgctcggatttcgtcaaccttgttgtcaagagactggacattggaaagaagaatgctggggagtggtgcgcgatgtgccctttttcggagtctgaccagaagaccgcctcgtttccctctttttcggagtcgttttcttgggtcgctgcatgcgatccattccgttgtcctgtttgtaaggcagaacacaggatccgcgtcgcggaaaacatattcttggtcgtactgatggtgagttgacgctgatcttatattcagtagttcttctcgactgtatgtaatgaaccctaagatgacctggggtacttaatgtaagaaataacacgtaaaaaaacaaaaaactgcatagtttcctaggaacgcgaagcgaggcggccatctctgtcggcgccggagatggctacagtatacataaagtaatactaagtgtagtaaggtgttagtagcccatgtgcttcaccctaataatttggtctattttcacctcttcaTTTTGCTTAAGGTTACTGTTCTTACCTGGTGGTGCTGCACATGTAGCCTTTAACCTGTTTTTGAGATGTCAATCTAATATTGTAGGATGTTTCATTGTCTTTATGCCccttttatttatcctacagttcttaCTTGGTGTACAGGGTAAATACTGTAATAGCAGCCCATTGTTAGGAattgttgctgtacatttcaaaagtgctgaacagtTATATTGGCTATGTCCGTCGTCGCTCGTTCTTTGTCTATTGAAATTATGGAATGCCTCTTATCCATTATCGTTCCCTTATGTCGTAGTTTGTGCATCTCGATTGTcaatagaaaccacatttgtttaggGAAGTTAGCCATaccagctatgttttttaaaaaggcagtaaagCAGGCTGAATTGtttcgctgatagccaggtgtagcaatgGTAAGGATTcaatccatggtgctgaaaagagaGCTCTGCTgatgggacagctttatgtaggccctaataGTTTGTGTGCCCCACTTGTTGCCATTAATGTATTGTGTACATTAGggtctttgctggcatgcattaaaaaaaattgcccaccaagatttacatgctaagaCTGCCGCTACCAGGCAATATTGTTCATGTTTCCATATTTTTAAGCTTCTCTTTTTGTATTGTTCCATGTGCTTTGTTAAACTAACTGCATTTGCTTCCGGACTCCCTGTGTCTACGTTACAAACGTGTTTCAGCTTGGGGCTGCATGTACATTTTTTTTAGGAAAAGTGACTTCTGTTCTCAAGCAATTGAGAAACTAAGTTGCGACAGTATGTTAGAGAACTATGATATTTAAGTCAATGCGTTGAtattgagtctctctctctccacagtactCTGCTCAGCCCAGCATTCAGAACAGCCAGAGACTCGGCAGGTGAAAGGCATCGTGGGAACGTTTTTCTCTTTTCCAGAGAGGGTGTTGACGTCTGGCAATTTACTTTATGGAGACCTTGGCAATATTGCACACGTGTACCCTGTTAAACAATGTAATACCAACCTTGAGAAGAGATTTAAAAACCACCTTCACTGGAACCATATTACTGGATTCTTCACTTTGTCAGACCTACAAATAGACGATTCTGGGGTTTATACTGTGGAGAATGGAGATGCTGAAGAGAAGATGAGACATACATTTCAGCTGACTGTgtactgtaagtgtgtgtgtgctgtaaatGACAAAATCATTACAGCtgcaatcagcagtagaaacaatacTAAAGTGGTCGCTTTATTGGTTTGGTTAAAAAGcaggggcctggagaaatgtaaccaccccCAAACTcatagctatggatgcaaggccTGATCAGCCGTTATATAAAaagtatagttttaaccatgttttgagaccATAGCTTTTGTTTGCAATTTCTTTGTTTACAAACACTGGTGTAAATCAAGCTCATGTGGCGTTAAGTTGTATTCATCAAGACTCAATGATTCCATATCATTAATTTATATGTCCAAAAAATGATGTAACTGCTCTTTGCCACTTTAAAGAAATTCCATTTCACTAATTCATATTTCATTTTGCCTTCCAGATGTTCTGTCCAAACCTCAGGTGACGGTCCATGATAACATCTCCTGTAGCTTGGTGTGTTCTGTGGAGAACGGGAGAGAGGTGACCCTGTCCTGGTACAAAGGAGGGGAGATACTCAACCAGACCAGCAGCCCTGACCACAACCTCACCCTCGTTCTACCGCTCAAGTTggatgaacagaacagagactcTTACAGATGTGAGGCTGCCAACCCAGTCAGCAAGGAGACAGCTGTTGTTCCACATTCCTGTATAGAGACTGATCCCTCTAAGGTGACAGGTAAAAACATGTACAGTAGCAATGTCACATTGCAGATATCCAGACAATACCAACTTCTTTATGAAACAATAAGTATGGTAGAGCTCATTTTATGAAACACAATGTTTTAATAAAAGTATTGTTTTCTCTCTTTTTAATTTAGATGGTGAAGAGAGGACACGAGGTTCTCTTATTGCTGTAATCTGCGTTTTGGTGGCTTCAGGACTTGTTGGACTTGCAATCCATCTGAagaagaggagaaacagaaacaaGGCAGGTATTTAGCTTTTAATGGGGTGAGGTCATTCTCCTTGTCAAAACATCTTGTGCACAACCTTTATTAATTACCATTGATAGTGTTTTATAAATGTAGGAAATGTTTGCCTGAACAACGGATGCAGGTCAAATGAAGTGGCGTATCTTCCACACTTCCTCTGCTTGGTCAGACAGTTGCATTGTCTCAGACCACTTCTCTAAATGTTGAAAAAAGCAGacggcacacatgcacacaagcacAGTCTGACAATTATTTTCTCTGGTGCCAAAACCACTGCTAGTACAGGCACCCATAGTAACATGAGTTCTTAGTGTTGTAGAACCTGTCTTGGGGATGAGCATGTGTGCATATCTGTTAGTTACTCCCACCCACACTGTATATTTCCTTTACTTTATTTGCATATTGTACATACATtatcagtcaaacgtttggacacctacccattcaaccggtctcacaactgcagaccacatgtaaccataccagccaggacctccacatccggctactTCACCTGTGGGTCGTCTGGGGTCTTTTTCTGTCTGTAAAAAAGCCAATTTGTGGGATATTCATTCTGAAGGTCTGGGCCTGGCTCCCGCGTGGGTGGACTTATGCCCTCCCTGGCCCACCAATCGATGCGCCCTtgcccagtcatgttaaatccatagattagagtgtaattaattaatttaaactGACTGTCCTTTaatgaactgtaattcagtaaaatctttgaagttgttgcatttatatttttgttcagtatagaaatgCCTTTGATCTTCCCATGTCTTTTACAGTATTTGCCAAGTCAGTGGACTTAAGCTTGGCTTCATGGTTCCTCCCACTAGATTTAGGAATGCTTCTACATGTGTAGACTGAGTTACCTACTGCAGAACAATGAGAATAGACAAGAGAGCGTCAGACTTGTATTGTTTCCTTCCTCTGGTGCAAAGTATCTAATAACGTAACATATGATCAGTTTTACTTTTGTCGCTTTCCTCTTTCCTTGTCCCTCTCAATCCTTTGCTCCCTCTCCCTGTTTAGGAGGAGCGAACAGGTATACAAGGACTTGAGACAACCCTGACCTGACAGTTTATGATACACTCCAGTAACATCGCATGGCTGCCAGCGAGGATGTTGACACTGCATGAAGGTGCAAAACAGGAAGGTTCTGAGAGGGTGACATGGCAAATTCACACATGAGAAGGTGCTACATCTTAAAGTGGATGTTGAGACAGAGTTATTTTAaatattagtttagaaaaatTAATTGAGGCACAGTTGTTACTGGAGAAAATTCCCATTTAACCATTGCACTTTTATCATTTCAGACTTCCTGTGTTGGTCATTCTCACTTGTTTTTGTTGAATTGGTGCCTCGGAACTTCACTGATACAGACAAATTCAATAGCTATACCTAGGGTTATTAGTAGGGTGATCCCTCTTTTCAATTGCCCATTTTCCCAATGTATAGGTTAAAACAAATGGAACCTCGTTCTTAATACAGTTCACTACTGTGTTTGTTATGCTATTACTGGGCCAAAGCTTCTTTTCAGTTCTGTATTTTctgtttaacctcatagtccgaccaaacccgtatgcggtagcgtaactacagcctcaagctcattagcataacgcaacgttagcgatttctaaaaatcgcaaatgaaatgaaataaatatgcctgttctcaagcttatccttttcttaacaatcctgtcgtctcagattttcaaaatatgctttagaaccagagaaaatcactaatttgtgtaagagtggtgatagctagcttagcattagcgttagcatttagcacgcaacatattcacaaaaaccagccaaggaatcaaataaaataatttacctttgaagaacttcagatgtttcaatgaggagactctcagttacatagcagatgtccagtttttcctgaaagattcttgtgtaggacacatcgttaccttttgttactatgcatatggctaccgaaactaaccgaaaattcagtcacctacatgtcgaactttttccgaattaactccataatatcgactgaaacatggaaaacgttgtttgaatcaatcctgaaggtggtttgtcatatttctctccattgaaagcaccgtccttgtagcctggtttgttctgagatttgaatggaaaaataccgggacctgacttttgcgcaccgattgccacgcagacaccaagcgggacacctggtaaatgtagtcccttatggtcaatcttccaatgatatccctacaaatacgtcacaatgctgcaaagaccttggggaaacaagagaaagagtccgttcattcctgtcgcattcacagccatataaggcgatcatggaaaacgtagcctcagaaatcctgtgcatttcctggtcggtcatacatcttggttttgcccgaagcatttgttctaagggactcacagtgaaaatctttgcatttctggaaacgtaagactgtcttctttccaaaactatcaattccaagcatattcgagcatcttttcgtgacaaaatattgcgcttaaaacgggcacgtctttttatccaaaaatgaaatactgcccctagagtcttaacatttacatttacatttaagtcatttagcagacgctcttatccagagcgacttacaaattggtgctttcaccttatgacatccagtggaacagccactttacaatagtgcatctaggtcttttaagggggggggggggagaaggattactttatcctatcctaggtattccttaaagaggtggggtttcaggtgtctgaaACATGTACGTGCCTCCCTTTATCTTTTTATAGCTGGTCATTCTTTAGCTTGCCAGTGGATAGCAGCGGTGTATGTAAAGGCTGTTAGGCTACGTTGGAAACAAAGTCCACAAGTTTATATTTTCACCATGTAGATTCTATTGAAACATTTTTGAGTGGTCGATCTTGATTTGCATTTTGACTCAAATGATCTTTGGTGACATACTCTTACTGCTTTTTGCAAAATGCTGATTAAGTGTAGTTCAGATCTTGCTTTGACAAGTGTGTTCATGCAGTTTGAATGTACAAAATCAACTGTTTAGTTTATTATGATGGACCATTTATTGCTTGTCTTTATCTACACAGTATGTAGCTAATCTCTTAAGAATACAATCAGTGGGGGAGTgttttaaggcactgcatcgcagtgctagctttgccaccagagatcctggttcgagtccagtcTCTGTCGACCCAGGgggaggtgcacaattggcccagtgttaggggagggttaCAATCACTCAATCCTGCACACTCCTAGAGCATTTTGTGCtccacctacagtggggcaaaaaagtatttagtcagccaccaattgtgcaagttctcccacctaaagatgaggcctgtaattttcatcataggtacacttcaactatgacaggaaacaaaaaatcacattgtaggatttttttaatgaatttatttgcaaattatggtggaaaataagtatttggtcacctacaagcaagatttctggctctcatagacctgtaacttctttaagaagctcctctgtcctccactcattacttgtattaatggcacatgtttgaacttgttatcagtataaaagacacctgtccacaacctcaaacagtcaccctccaaactccactatggccaagaccaaagagctgtcaaaggacaccagaaacaaaattgtagacatgcaccaggctgggaagactgaatctggaacaggtaagcagcttggtttgaagaaatcaactgtgggagcaattattaggaaatggaagacatacaagaccactgataatctccctcgatctggggctccacacaagttCTCACCCCGTGggatcaaaatgatcacaagaacggtgagcaaaaatccacacggggggacctagtgaatgacctgcagagagctgggaccaaagtaacaaagcctaccatcagtaacacactacgccgccagggactcaaatcctgcagtgccagatgtgtccccctgcttaagccagtacatgtccaggcccgtctgaagtttgctagagagcatttggatgatccagagaaTGTCATAtgttcagatgaaaccaaaatataactttttggtaaaaactcaactcgttgtgtttggaggacaaagaatgctgagtttcatccaaagaacaccatacctactgtgaagcatgggggtggaaacatgttTTGGGGcattctgcaaagggaccaggacgactgatccatgtaaaggaaagaatgaatggggccgtgtatcgtgagattttgagtgaaaacctccttccatcaagcACGGGCATTGAAGATgtaacgtggctgggtctttcagcatgacaatgatcccaaacacaccacccgggcaacggaggagtggcttcgtaagaagcatttcaaggtcctggagtggtctagccagtctccagatctcaaccccatagaaaatctttggagggagttgaaagtccgtgttgcccagcaacagccccaaaacatcactgctctagaggagatctgcatggaggaatgggccaaaataccagcaacagtgtgtgaaaacctgtgaaaaagacttacagaaaatgtttgacctctgtcattgccaacaaagggtatataacaaagttttGAGAAACTGTTGTTattgactaaatacttattttc containing:
- the LOC115137529 gene encoding uncharacterized protein LOC115137529, which codes for MVYILCSAQHSEQPETRQVKGIVGTFFSFPERVLTSGNLLYGDLGNIAHVYPVKQCNTNLEKRFKNHLHWNHITGFFTLSDLQIDDSGVYTVENGDAEEKMRHTFQLTVYYVLSKPQVTVHDNISCSLVCSVENGREVTLSWYKGGEILNQTSSPDHNLTLVLPLKLDEQNRDSYRCEAANPVSKETAVVPHSCIETDPSKVTDGEERTRGSLIAVICVLVASGLVGLAIHLKKRRNRNKAEAWEPDKLAEVWEPEGQLKHDVGWAPAEPTEGKRALEPAKEQINIGGAINKVMESNDAQLRVMMVKGVHNEGSLAPSSAREGEREQAQQYRHLKGRHPAYHLGEPDGPAEEWALDMPAGE